Proteins found in one Neochlamydia sp. AcF84 genomic segment:
- a CDS encoding tetratricopeptide repeat protein translates to MAKIYYCCVNQYGGTNQIQLYYPNYVGRQEDLKEIACKAYIFANDSSLNPSKRAEYQFDLGHCFYQGKGTEQNFAQAFNCYQKAGLEGNYPPALFMVGHCLERGEGVPKDEETALQWYLKAASYSDDVDIVRHVAQKFEEKGRIEIAHLLYQKAAQNHDPVAIDYLIKFYEQKGVEQYQEAINKLKSQLAKVVQQLNPDSLLKKPYSLPPISYSGEGTIRG, encoded by the coding sequence ATGGCTAAGATCTATTATTGTTGCGTTAACCAATATGGTGGCACTAATCAAATACAGCTATATTATCCTAATTATGTAGGCCGCCAAGAAGATCTAAAAGAAATAGCTTGTAAGGCTTATATTTTTGCTAATGATTCTTCTCTAAATCCTTCCAAAAGAGCTGAATATCAATTTGACTTAGGTCATTGCTTTTATCAGGGAAAGGGAACGGAACAAAATTTTGCTCAAGCTTTTAATTGCTATCAAAAAGCGGGGTTAGAAGGAAACTATCCTCCAGCGTTATTCATGGTGGGGCATTGTCTCGAAAGAGGCGAGGGTGTTCCCAAAGATGAAGAAACCGCGCTTCAATGGTATTTAAAAGCCGCAAGCTATTCAGACGATGTAGACATCGTACGCCATGTTGCTCAAAAGTTTGAAGAAAAAGGACGGATAGAAATAGCCCATCTTTTATATCAAAAAGCTGCTCAAAATCACGATCCTGTAGCCATTGATTATTTGATAAAATTTTATGAGCAAAAAGGAGTGGAACAGTACCAAGAAGCGATTAATAAATTGAAATCTCAGCTGGCTAAGGTCGTTCAACAACTTAACCCTGATTCTCTTCTTAAAAAACCCTATTCTTTGCCTCCTATTTCTTATTCTGGGGAAGGAACCATCCGCGGTTGA
- a CDS encoding DUF4116 domain-containing protein gives MEINKLSQACSYIDKVADYIPIVSTVTNLFDIFQKQVILRSKQKENINKSSYYRHLSQKSFKRCIILLIPILGNIVVGIWDFTHQKCYPSSPPAVHPASPQLSFPSSNTAAMLTAVQQNVWTPEPAELKLKSRKSKEAVAVQKEPRHLGEWLSEIELNKEKRCLLAAVRRDGLKLQYASEVQKKDKKVVLAAVQQNGKALAYANQALKEDEDVVLAAVQQNGTSFEYAHEKLKNERSFVLAAVKQDGRALQYVSQKLKEDKEVVLAAVEQNGSALQYVSQKLKEDKEVVLAAVEQNGWLLREASQELKKDKEVVLAAVKRDGWALQYASQELKKDKEVVLAAVKQHGLALEYASQALKEDKEVVLAAVKQHGFASYYASQKLKENREVVLAAVQQNGSTFEYAPEELKNERSFVLIAVQQKGWALKFASQKLKEDKEVVFAAIEQDGSVLEYASQDLKKDNEVVLAAVKQHGMALKFASQKLKEDKEVVLAAIKQNGLALEYASQELKEDKEVVLAAIKQNGCALQYASQGLKKDKEVVLAAVKQNGLALRHAGKKLKKDREIVLAAVQQEGRSLGYVSKEDKEVVLAALKQDGWVLKYASQVLKRDKEFVLAAVKQNGWALEYASQALKEDKEVVLVAVEQNGWALEYASQELKEDKEIVLAAIKQDGRVLQWMLESLKNDKEIVLAAVKQDGLALKFASQELKEDKEVVLAAVKQNGCALQYTSLALKNDKEVVLAAVKQNGLAFYYASQMLNKDKEVVLAAVKQNDRALQFASQELKEDEEVVLAAVKQRDAELQYDREELRI, from the coding sequence GTGGAAATAAATAAGTTATCTCAGGCTTGCAGTTATATAGATAAGGTGGCTGATTACATACCCATCGTCAGTACAGTAACTAACCTATTTGATATTTTTCAAAAACAGGTCATTTTACGCTCTAAACAAAAAGAAAATATAAATAAAAGCTCCTATTATCGGCATCTTAGTCAGAAAAGCTTTAAACGGTGTATCATCTTGCTAATTCCTATTCTAGGAAATATAGTTGTAGGCATTTGGGACTTTACTCATCAAAAATGCTACCCTAGCTCCCCCCCAGCGGTGCATCCTGCATCTCCACAGCTTAGCTTCCCTTCCAGTAATACAGCCGCTATGCTTACCGCTGTCCAGCAAAACGTTTGGACCCCTGAGCCTGCTGAGCTTAAGCTAAAAAGCAGGAAAAGTAAGGAAGCTGTTGCCGTTCAGAAGGAGCCGCGACATTTGGGGGAGTGGCTATCAGAAATAGAATTAAATAAAGAAAAGAGATGTCTGCTTGCTGCCGTTAGACGAGATGGCTTGAAACTTCAGTATGCAAGTGAAGTTCAAAAAAAAGATAAAAAAGTGGTGCTTGCTGCCGTTCAGCAAAATGGTAAGGCACTTGCATACGCCAACCAGGCATTAAAAGAAGATGAAGATGTTGTGCTTGCTGCTGTTCAGCAAAATGGCACGTCCTTTGAGTATGCGCATGAGAAACTTAAAAATGAGAGAAGTTTTGTGCTTGCTGCTGTTAAGCAAGATGGCCGGGCACTTCAGTACGTAAGCCAGAAGTTAAAAGAAGATAAAGAAGTGGTGCTTGCTGCTGTTGAGCAAAATGGCTCGGCACTTCAGTACGTAAGCCAGAAGTTAAAAGAAGATAAAGAAGTGGTGCTTGCTGCTGTTGAGCAAAATGGCTGGCTACTTCGGGAGGCAAGCCAGGAGTTAAAAAAAGATAAAGAAGTGGTGCTTGCTGCCGTTAAGCGAGATGGCTGGGCACTTCAGTACGCCAGCCAGGAATTAAAAAAAGATAAGGAAGTGGTGCTTGCTGCCGTTAAGCAACATGGCTTGGCACTTGAGTACGCCAGCCAGGCATTAAAAGAAGATAAAGAAGTAGTGCTTGCTGCCGTTAAGCAACATGGCTTTGCATCTTATTATGCCAGCCAAAAATTAAAAGAAAATAGAGAAGTGGTGCTTGCTGCCGTCCAGCAAAATGGCTCGACCTTTGAGTATGCGCCTGAAGAGCTTAAAAATGAGAGAAGTTTTGTACTTATTGCCGTTCAACAAAAAGGTTGGGCACTTAAGTTCGCAAGCCAGAAGTTAAAAGAAGATAAAGAAGTGGTGTTTGCGGCTATTGAGCAAGATGGCTCGGTACTTGAGTACGCAAGCCAGGATTTAAAAAAAGATAATGAAGTAGTCCTTGCTGCCGTTAAGCAACATGGCATGGCACTTAAGTTTGCAAGCCAGAAGTTAAAAGAAGATAAAGAAGTGGTGCTTGCTGCTATTAAGCAAAATGGCTTGGCACTTGAGTACGCCAGCCAGGAATTAAAAGAAGATAAAGAAGTGGTGCTTGCTGCTATTAAGCAAAATGGCTGCGCACTTCAGTACGCCAGCCAGGGTTTAAAGAAAGATAAAGAGGTGGTACTTGCTGCTGTTAAGCAAAATGGCCTGGCACTTCGGCATGCAGGCAAGAAATTAAAAAAAGATAGAGAAATTGTGCTTGCTGCTGTGCAGCAAGAGGGCCGATCACTTGGGTATGTAAGCAAAGAAGATAAAGAAGTGGTGCTTGCTGCCCTCAAGCAAGATGGCTGGGTACTTAAGTACGCAAGCCAGGTATTGAAAAGAGATAAAGAATTTGTACTTGCTGCTGTTAAGCAAAATGGCTGGGCACTTGAGTACGCCAGCCAGGCATTAAAAGAAGATAAAGAAGTAGTGCTTGTTGCCGTTGAGCAAAATGGCTGGGCACTTGAGTACGCCAGCCAGGAGCTAAAGGAAGATAAAGAAATTGTGCTTGCTGCCATTAAGCAAGATGGCAGGGTATTGCAGTGGATGCTGGAATCACTTAAGAATGATAAAGAGATTGTGCTTGCTGCAGTTAAGCAAGATGGCTTGGCACTTAAGTTTGCAAGCCAGGAGTTAAAAGAAGATAAAGAAGTGGTGCTCGCTGCCGTTAAGCAAAATGGCTGTGCACTTCAGTACACCAGCCTGGCATTAAAGAATGATAAAGAAGTGGTACTTGCTGCCGTTAAGCAAAATGGCTTAGCCTTTTATTACGCAAGCCAGATGCTAAACAAAGATAAAGAAGTGGTGCTTGCTGCCGTTAAGCAAAATGATAGGGCACTTCAGTTCGCCAGCCAGGAGTTAAAAGAAGATGAAGAAGTAGTGCTTGCTGCCGTTAAGCAAAGAGACGCAGAACTTCAGTATGATAGAGAAGAGTTAAGGATTTGA
- a CDS encoding SWIM zinc finger family protein: MRKNPFYFNEAMIKEWCFPNTFLKGENYIEKVTFLTIATDTLYATVQGSSPEPYQVKVSLKNQDWQKGYCSCPCDFYPCKHLVAVLLKMARQGIEFLEPPLEEILRTLDLSTLRSLLLRLIEQHPYLVKDIRIFLIRPVATGEPTSLLDTQVIVSEMEDILYQDYDFWDDEGEGLSQIALRIEELMEQVIPFLKAEDGVNAFAILKAITKPLIERKETFTDFGGDDLYEELLDALASLWIEAILISHFSSQEKAVWIEIFYDWNEESDGAFDAALELMKAGWDYPLLKAALTNQAVFATELDEEVSKKIASVAFRVLKRRKKLDTCLLLAHLARMDEEYAKLLIELKRYVEAENFISSHIRDPNLLLELSQQFYGCKELQLALKTALCYKRPHEEGWLARNLLRWTRDLAFEAGQIQIGIRAGVDLLTMASSLEDYKALQKGAQSQWDIIKPGILKFVQIDRPYHYEESIKILLYEKMIDEAIKIAEKFRTIPEFLIEEALTQRPEWALKNCQKLATEAIQQGASYYGRAAEWLDKAYLAAIQAQSIAQWTKNIRQLLEEHQRKRNLVPKLKELLTKHNIDL; the protein is encoded by the coding sequence ATGAGAAAAAATCCTTTTTATTTTAATGAAGCTATGATTAAAGAATGGTGTTTTCCAAACACTTTCCTTAAGGGTGAAAATTACATTGAAAAAGTTACTTTTTTAACCATAGCCACGGATACTTTATATGCTACAGTTCAAGGTAGCTCACCCGAGCCTTACCAAGTAAAAGTTTCTCTAAAAAATCAAGATTGGCAAAAAGGCTACTGCTCCTGCCCGTGTGATTTTTATCCTTGCAAGCACCTTGTAGCAGTCTTACTTAAAATGGCTCGTCAAGGTATTGAATTCTTGGAACCTCCTTTAGAAGAGATACTAAGAACCTTAGATCTGAGCACGCTTAGATCATTATTATTAAGGCTGATCGAGCAACATCCTTATCTGGTGAAGGATATTCGAATCTTTCTTATCCGCCCTGTAGCAACCGGGGAACCAACATCTCTTCTGGATACTCAAGTCATTGTTAGTGAAATGGAAGATATCCTTTATCAGGATTATGATTTTTGGGACGATGAAGGAGAGGGTTTAAGCCAGATAGCTTTAAGAATTGAAGAACTAATGGAACAAGTTATTCCTTTCTTAAAAGCTGAAGATGGGGTTAATGCTTTTGCTATTCTAAAGGCGATCACTAAGCCGTTAATAGAAAGAAAAGAAACCTTTACCGACTTTGGCGGAGATGACCTTTACGAAGAACTTTTAGATGCTTTAGCGTCGCTTTGGATAGAAGCCATTCTTATCAGTCATTTTTCTTCGCAAGAAAAAGCAGTCTGGATTGAAATTTTTTATGATTGGAACGAAGAATCGGATGGCGCTTTTGATGCTGCTCTTGAATTGATGAAGGCTGGCTGGGACTATCCCTTACTGAAAGCAGCTCTTACTAATCAAGCAGTTTTTGCTACTGAGCTAGATGAAGAGGTCAGCAAAAAAATTGCCAGCGTTGCTTTTCGTGTTTTAAAACGACGAAAAAAGCTTGATACCTGTCTACTTTTAGCTCATCTAGCGCGCATGGACGAAGAATATGCGAAATTACTCATTGAGCTTAAAAGATATGTTGAAGCAGAAAATTTCATTAGTAGCCATATTCGAGACCCTAATCTACTTTTAGAGCTTTCTCAGCAATTTTATGGATGTAAAGAGCTCCAATTGGCTTTAAAAACAGCTCTTTGCTATAAAAGACCCCATGAAGAAGGTTGGCTAGCAAGAAATTTATTAAGATGGACAAGAGATCTAGCTTTTGAAGCAGGTCAAATCCAGATAGGTATAAGAGCTGGAGTAGATTTGCTTACTATGGCCTCTTCTTTGGAAGACTATAAAGCTTTACAAAAGGGGGCGCAAAGCCAATGGGATATCATCAAACCAGGCATTTTAAAATTTGTTCAAATTGACAGGCCCTACCATTATGAGGAGTCAATTAAAATTCTTTTATATGAGAAAATGATTGATGAAGCTATTAAGATTGCAGAAAAATTTAGGACTATTCCGGAGTTTCTTATTGAAGAAGCTTTAACTCAGCGGCCTGAATGGGCTTTAAAAAACTGTCAAAAACTTGCCACAGAGGCCATTCAGCAAGGGGCATCTTATTATGGCCGAGCAGCAGAGTGGTTGGATAAAGCTTATCTTGCTGCTATACAAGCACAATCTATCGCTCAATGGACTAAAAATATCCGGCAGCTTCTTGAGGAACACCAACGTAAACGCAATTTGGTTCCCAAGTTAAAAGAACTCCTTACCAAACATAACATTGACCTATAA